The sequence below is a genomic window from Streptococcus oralis.
ACCAGATGGCGTCTTTAGGCTTGTTGGACGAAGTCATCAATATCGTCTTACTTCTAACTTTTAACAAGGTTGATTCGGCAAATGTCAATGAAAAATATGCCATGAAGGTCGCAAATGACTATGCTTATCAAAAAATTCGGACAGCAGAAGAAGCTGTGCTTCGGATTCGAGAGCGTCAGCAAAAAGGGCAAGAAGACCAAAAATCGAAAACTAGCTCGACTAAGACCAATGTTCCCAAGTGGAGTAATCCAGAATATAAAAATCAAACCAGCGAGGAAACTCGTCTGGAACTAGAACGCAAAAAACAAGAAATGTTAGCCCGATTAGAAGAAGGAGGAGACTAGATGGAAAGTGTGGGTGACGTTATCAAACGTCAGACAAGTCGTTTTCAGTATCAGGACCTAGTCCAGCAGATTATGAAAGACCCAGATGTAGCGGCTTTTATCCAGAAAGAATCCCTCAGTCCAGAGGAGTTAAATCGTAGCATCTCCAAGTTCAATCAATACATCACAGAACGGGATAAGTTTCTTCGTGGGGATGCCGACTATATAGCGCGTGGCTATAAGCCTATCTTGGTCATGAATCACGGTTATGCGGATGTGTCTTATGAAGAAACACCAGAACTAATCGCGGCTGAAAAAGAGGCAGCTATCAAGAATCGTCTCAAGTTGATCAATCTACCAGCAAGTCTAAAGAAAGCGAAATTGGCTCAGATTGACCTAGATGACTTAGGACGTTTGCCGATTTTTGAGAGACTCTATTCTTTTGTTGACCTTTACCCAAGTATCCGAAAAGGTCTCTATCTTTATGGAGATTTTGGTGTCGGTAAGAGTTTCATGATGGCGGCCTTAGCTCACGACCTATCTGAAAAACGTGGTGCTTCAACAACCATTCTCCACTATCCAAGTTTTGTCATTGATGTAAAAAATGCTATCGGTGAAGGATCTGTGAAGACTTTGGTGGATGAGATCAAGTTAGCAGAAGTCTTGGTCTTGGATGATATTGGTGCAGAACAGTCTACCCCTTGGGTGCGTGATGAGATTCTCCAAGTCATTCTTCAGTACCGCATGCAGGAAGATTTGCCGACCTTCTTTACTTCCAACTTTAATTTCCAAGATTTGGAAAAACATTTTGCCAAAGGAAAGAATGGGAATGATGAGACTTGGGAAGCTAGACGGGTTATGGAACGAATCCGTTATTTGGCTGAGGAGACAAGACTAGAAGGAGAAAATCGCCGATGACAGAAACCATTAAACTGATGAAAGCTCATACTTCAGTTCGTCGTTTTAAGGAGCAAGATATTCCTCAAACAGACTTGGACGAGATTCTGACTGCTGGGCAAATGGCATCATCTTGGAAAAATTTTCAATCTTATTCTGTGATTCTTGTACGTAGTCAAGAGAAGAAAGATGCCTTATATGAATTGGTTCCTCAGGAAGCCATTCGCCAGTCAGCAGCCTTTTTGCTCTTTGTTGGTGACTTAAACCGAGCTGAAAAGGGAGCAAACCTTCATACGGACACTTTCCAACCCCAAGGAGTAGAAGCTCTCCTTATCACGTCTGTGGATGCTGCGCTTGCGGGGCAAAATACCTTGCTTGCTGCTGAGAGTCTGGGATATGGTGGTGTTATTATCGGCTTGGTCCGCTACAAGTCAGAAGAAGTGGCAGAGCTTTTTAACCTGCCTGACTATACCTACCCTGTTTTTGGGATTGCCCTTGGCGTGCCAGATCAACAACACGATGTCAAACCAAGACTGCCTTTGAACCAAGTGGTATTTGAAGAGGAATACCAAGAACAGCCAGTAGCGGCGATTTTGGACTATGACAAAGTACAGGCAGACTATGCTGGTGCGCGTGCGAAGACCTCTTGGAGTCAACGTTTGGCAGAGCAGTTTGGTCAAGCCGAACCTAGTTCAACTCGGAAGAATCTAGAACAGAAAAAGTTATTGTAGAAAGTGAGAAAACATGGCCTTACCAACTATTGCCATTGTGGGACGTCCCAATGTTGGGAAATCAACCCTATTTAATCGGATCGCTGGTGAGCGAATTTCAATCGTAGAAGATGTCGAGGGTGTGACACGTGACCGTATCTATGCAACGGGTGAGTGGCTCAATCGTTCCTTTAGTATGATTGATACTGGAGGGATTGACGATGTCGATGCTCCCTTCATGGAGCAAATCAAGCACCAAGCAGAAATTGCCATGGAAGAAGCCGATGTCATCGTCTTTGTGGTGTCTGGAAAAGAAGGAATCACAGATGCAGATGAGTATGTAGCTCGCAAACTCTATAAAACCCATAAACCTGTTATCCTTGCCGTTAACAAGGTTGACAATCCTGAGATGCGAAATGACATCTATGATTTCTATGCACTAGGCTTGGGTGAACCGCTGCCAATTTCGTCTGTCCACGGTATCGGAACAGGGGATGTGCTTGATGCCATCGTGGAAAATCTACCACACGAAGTCGAAGAAGAAAATCCAGACGTGATTAAATTTAGCTTGATTGGTCGTCCTAACGTTGGAAAATCAAGTTTGATCAACGCCATTTTGGGAGAAGACCGCGTGATTGCTAGTCCCGTTGCTGGTACAACTCGTGATGCCGTTGATACCCATTTTACAGATGCGGATGGTCAAGAGTTTACCATGATTGATACAGCTGGTATGCGTAAATC
It includes:
- the dnaI gene encoding primosomal protein DnaI yields the protein MESVGDVIKRQTSRFQYQDLVQQIMKDPDVAAFIQKESLSPEELNRSISKFNQYITERDKFLRGDADYIARGYKPILVMNHGYADVSYEETPELIAAEKEAAIKNRLKLINLPASLKKAKLAQIDLDDLGRLPIFERLYSFVDLYPSIRKGLYLYGDFGVGKSFMMAALAHDLSEKRGASTTILHYPSFVIDVKNAIGEGSVKTLVDEIKLAEVLVLDDIGAEQSTPWVRDEILQVILQYRMQEDLPTFFTSNFNFQDLEKHFAKGKNGNDETWEARRVMERIRYLAEETRLEGENRR
- a CDS encoding NADPH-dependent oxidoreductase, producing the protein MTETIKLMKAHTSVRRFKEQDIPQTDLDEILTAGQMASSWKNFQSYSVILVRSQEKKDALYELVPQEAIRQSAAFLLFVGDLNRAEKGANLHTDTFQPQGVEALLITSVDAALAGQNTLLAAESLGYGGVIIGLVRYKSEEVAELFNLPDYTYPVFGIALGVPDQQHDVKPRLPLNQVVFEEEYQEQPVAAILDYDKVQADYAGARAKTSWSQRLAEQFGQAEPSSTRKNLEQKKLL
- the der gene encoding ribosome biogenesis GTPase Der, which produces MALPTIAIVGRPNVGKSTLFNRIAGERISIVEDVEGVTRDRIYATGEWLNRSFSMIDTGGIDDVDAPFMEQIKHQAEIAMEEADVIVFVVSGKEGITDADEYVARKLYKTHKPVILAVNKVDNPEMRNDIYDFYALGLGEPLPISSVHGIGTGDVLDAIVENLPHEVEEENPDVIKFSLIGRPNVGKSSLINAILGEDRVIASPVAGTTRDAVDTHFTDADGQEFTMIDTAGMRKSGKVYENTEKYSVMRAMRAIDRSDVVLMVLNAEEGIREYDKRIAGFAHEAGKGMIIVVNKWDTLEKDNHTMKKWEEDIREQFQYLPYAPIVFVSALTKQRLHKLPEMIKQISESQNTRIPSAVLNDVIMDAIAINPTPTDKGKRLKIFYATQVATKPPTFVIFVNEEELMHFSYLRFLENQIRKAFVFEGTPIHLIARKRK